The DNA region CTGTCTTCGGGTGGTGCAGCTCACATGAATTATGCCAAAAACTCAAGGATCAACAGGctgtttacttttgttttacatttataaaacatCACCTCATCTCTGCTCACCCAGTACGTGTTGGCGTAAGCCATTTATTCTGAGTATTACCTAGTTGAACTTTGCACATCAGTAACCAGGCCACTTTTCTCTACAGGTCCTCTTAATCCTATTTTCTCTTGCTGCATAAATACGTGGATGAATTATGGTATGTGCCTATCAGGCACAGTGCCATGGGCCCATAGGGTCAGGGGGGCCCAGGGCTAGAATGTGTGATTGAAGTGACTGCTAATAGTTCTTGGAAAGTTGGAAAGTCAGTTAAATGAGGCACAAGCTGACACAAGACCaccataaagagatgcaaaatgaccacacagAGACTCATGACTACAGCAAGGAGACTCAAAGCTGAAACAAAGAGACAAGACaatcagagacaaaaatgaccacaaaatgtctcaaagataaaaccaacagaaataaaacaacttcaaagaaacacaaagtaaacaaaatgaccataaagagatcaagcaaagcaacaacaaagagactCACAGCTACAATAAAGAGAAAACGACTCCATAGAGATGGAAAAGGACCACAAACggacacaaacaaccacaaacacaagcaaaagGGCCACAATGCGATTCAGAGCTAAAACAGACTCAAAGCAATcacaaaagatacaaaacaactatGAATAACACAGatcaaccacaaagagacaaaatgaccagCCAGAGAGACttacaaaacaacttaaaagaactgaaagcaacaacaaagagacacaaaatgactacaaagagactcaaaatgactgcaaagagactcaaaatgaccacaaatttATACAAGGAACTtcataatgaaaacaatcagAGAGATAAATAAGAACTTCTAAGAGACATAAATTAGCACAAAGGGACCCAAAGGACTACAGCAAGACACATAAAAGCCCAGAAAGACACATAAAGAGTCGCAAAACTCAAACttgactacaaaaagatgcaaacttttttttttttttaaattatgcaaaGTCTTTGTATTCAATCTCCGTATCTTTACAACACCATGTCCTTGCAGCTGTGAATTGAGGACTCACATTAACATATTTGTTTGGGATGAGGTTCaaactatggtggctgatgaGCATCATACCAGCTTCAGTGGAGTTGTGAGTTGAGTTGATGTGACAGAATTTTAAGAATGTCACAGTAATTAGTGGTATAAAAGACCATACCAGTGGTTTTGCATGTTGTAACCCATTAAGCACAAATCACGTATGCTTTTCATTACTGGTAACCATTTTCTGAAGCATACCATAAATTCTTGAATTAATTTCATTGCTTTTAGTTCATTCAGTTAAGAAAAGAAACTCATCATGCAGAGACATGAAACTAAGATTTGAATCAGAGTTAACTTTTAACTGCCtaatttttctttcagtcaaagtcatgtttttattgtgtggcagtgcagcagcacagactgttttgaaaatcaaaGTTGCCAACAAGCATTGCAttcataataaataattaaagaaaaatggcCAATACTCGGCCAGGCCATTAATCTGACGAGCCCAATTGTATAGATTATCATCCATTTatgttattgccattttttaaattttagatattttttagatgattttaGATATCTATAAAATCAAAGATTGTTTTTCATCTTGCACCGAATAAACTCAGAACAACGGCTTGATGTTATTCCTGTGTGTGCTTGAACAGGTGTGAATGTGGTTCTGAGGAAGATTGCAGTGAGAGCGGCCGCCAGCCCGGCAGTAGAAATCACCCAGCAAGATGAGACTCTGTCCATCAAGACGTCCACCAGCGTCCGTACCACTAATGTCTCCTTCACAGTGGGTCAGTCCTTCAATGAGGCCACAGTGGATGGACGTGCCTGCACGGTATATAACATTCCACTATAATGTCGATGCATGCATACCAGAATTTTGCCAAGGACAGCGTAACTAGCCCGAGTTATGCACAGAAGACACATATGGAAATAATTTCAGTCCTGGTGATAATACATGGATCTGTTCTGCATCTCTTCATGCTGAGTGAGTGGTGAAGGACAGATCATATAAATGTTCTGGCACACTGAGCTCCAGTTATGACGAAACTCCaactttgttttaactttgagAGTCCAAATATGATTCATATTGTTCTTCTCATGAATTCCCGCAGAGTTTTCCTAAATGGGAAACAGACAGCAagatcagctgtgaacagacTTTACAGAAAGGTGACGGGCCCAAGACGTCGTGGACCAGAGAGCTGACCAACGATGGAGAACTGATACTGGTAATTATTTTGTGTACAGCACCAAAACACAACTTTATGAATAGTTAATCAGAttataaatgacacaaaacataaGATGAGAGCcttacataattaaaaaaaaaaagttaccacCCTTTGGCAGTTGAAAATCTTTTTCTAATGCTTTATATAGAGCATTTATAAGCCATTAAAGAACCACCTTTTAGGTTGTCAGgtagtaaaaaaagtaaaataaatctaCACTCAGAAGACGCTTTGTGAGGCTGAGCTGTGAGCTacttaaaggttctgtatgtaacTTTCAGAATATCCTTATTATAAGTGACATCTCTTTCTGAGGCCCTTGAGTGAACTGCATGCAGCATCCTGTTGCTCACGCTCTGTTGCTCGCACTCTGTAGCCGTGAGCGAGTGTCTGGGCATCAGCCAAAATCAaggatgtattaagagacccagatacagtgttggaggcaggaccctgttcattcctatTAAAGTTGCTTAGTgttgcatgaagccaaaatctTTAGACTGACACATGTAAAATTACTCTGATGACTGGTGCTGCGTCCGCTTCATAGAGTGCTTcagggatgtttttttcttcaggccAATGTTGAAGTTAGCCTCGGTTCCCTCGtgaaaaagccaatgggatttttccactggatttttttatcatagcagaaaaaaagctctgtggtcAAACAAACCTTTGATACGCGTTTTGTTCAGCcaaataatcttcacaaatgaactccactttttaggatttttgaagtttaaatgcaatcaccagacgTAAAAAGTTAACTTTAGGCTGTtaatgaattttcttttttttcaatttatgtttttctgtagttATAACTTATATACCTCTTAAAATCTGTACCCTATTAAGAGTTACCAAAAGTTAAACTTCtgccctttttgttttctttcagacaATGACTGCAGGGGATGTTGTCTGCACCAGAGTTTATGAGAGggaatgagaaaatgttttcaagacTGTCACACAATACATCTGTTTGTGCCTCGTGCATGGTTTACATTTACTCGccttgttttcttcttcctccgAGGCAGTCAGACGTTGGTCCGATCTCAAACGGTGCGCTGTGTAGGGAAGGCTACATGAATGTATGTTTGCACAGTAGTTGCTTTTGTAACACCAAAGCTGAACTCACTCTCTATGTATCATATAGAAACGTCACACATTCCTTTTCTAAGAGCTGTGTCTAAATccctttttcaaaatgttaataaacCGTTTTATATGAATTTACTGTTTGATGAATCCTTTTCAAACACTCGTTCTTTACGCTGCCTCCTCCCTGCACCTCCCATTCCCTTGTCGTCCGTCTGCATATCACTTTACATCACTGTCTGCCATTCATATTCTCTGGATTATTCCACACCCTTTTCCCCGCCTCCATTTTTTCATTAGCAGCCGTGTCCTCTGTGTGCTCTTTTGTCATTATTGCCCATTTCAATATGTACTCAATTTAAACAATCCCTAAGACAATTCCGATTTTATAAACTCCGCTTTGAGGGACATTTGGCAAAGACAAGTGGGAAACAGGGAGTGGAAAGGAAAATGAGAGGGTGGTCATGAGAAAGTTATTTCATAGCATCAGGAGAGGTTATACTTTGTATGTTCCCCTCTCCAGCTGTACCTACTTATTGAATGAGCTcaataaaaaaatcccccacccctttttttgctttggctTTGCACCCAGGTACAATGTGCTAAGTGGCTTTGTCTTACACTGTGCAAGGAGATTTCCAGCTGCTTCTGCTCAAAACCCACATTTCAGCACaatggatgaaaacaaaatatgcaaTGAAATTTGAAGACAGCACAAAATGATAGATTTAACAGTATTCAGATCCCAAAAATCGTTCTTTTATGTAACTAAAACTCAACTGCGTGGCTCAGTCTGACTTCACCTTGCTGTGAAAAATGGACCTTCGGGGTCTCTCAGGCACTTCCTGACGAGAGTGCTGCTACGGTTCACAGGCCGTGATggtttttccaggttttcaaacAGTGTGCAGACAAGCGCCCCTCTGAAGTGCTTCCCAGTTTATACACAGTGCTGAGCAAGCAGCGGGAGGACTGGGCCTCCTCCGGGATAAATGTTCTCAATGACCTCTGCGGGTGAATGTGTGtctggaggaagtattcagagaatactgcagtttaaaaatacTCCGTTACTCCAATACAAAAGAAGCTGTATGAGACATTCAGGAAATATCTATGACGCAGACCCAGTTAGCAATtattggttctaaaaatgtttagaGAATGATACAATGCAACCACTGAAcgttttcagtggcaagttttctgTATGTTGccagaacgttcttcttaaATTTGGGCAACATTTTctgtaaacatcaaaaaaatgttaaaaaatgttttgttttttaaattattattattttttattattaacatatcacattacatcacattttcattttaaaaaatagtctgtaatctcatttctcaataacattttctgaagcTTTGACAacattcttcctttgttctcaggtaacattgtgggaacgttttataataGAACATACTATTATCTGTCACCTCAGATCACCAAAATATCCTCAAAATGTCGCAGTTGTAACGTTACGTCTTAGTTAGCATTTCACcataagtaataaataaaagtaataataaaacataaaatcttaatctgtcATGTAACATGTATTAACAGtgatcaaataaatgtaatatagtaaaaatgcaatatttccctctgaagtttAGTGGCAAAAACGATAAATTACCAATGATGGAAATACACTGTATACACAGGCACCTCAAAAAACTCTAATAACTGTATTTGAGTAAATAcactttttcaactttctttataaaagccaaacaaaatacacaatttaacacatttttttcttttactgtaaCCATAAGATCACAACTCAAGAAgtagtaaaagacaaaaaaaatcacaaagggaaaaaaaaaacaaagaacaaaacttaaaaacaacataaattaaaaataagtaagtaaaataaataaatataggtTGGGTGGGCGTGGGGGGACTCATCAGGGAGTTTAACATTGTTATTTAATGGTGAAAATGGGATATACTGACTGGTTACAGAGGCACCAGTGTACTTACAGATCATACATTTACTGAGTAAATGTGCTCAGTTTCTTTCAGGCACCGATCTGCACACAGTTTACGTCTGCGTAAAAGAAAGAATTCATGGCTTACACAACATCACTCATCATGTACGTGCTTTTATGTCTCCCAGGCAGAAAGTATGTTTTCAATGGCCGCAGTGAAAACCCATATTATTGTGTAAGCACTCATCAAAACCACAGTGCTCTAACTGCACACTGGATGGGATGGAAAGTTCCCTGCTATTTGCTCAATAAGAAAACTGGCAACACACGCACGTCCTAATGCACAAGCTGCCTGATTCAGTCTAATGACCCCTTTGACCGTTGGTTGTTACAGCCCCGTTGGAGCAGTCTAAACCACCCGCTCCCTCCTTGTTAGCTGGGTCACTTTACGCACACAACTGTTAGGCTGGTTCATTCCTCAGGTAGTGATGTCATGGAGACTTGCATTGCTCGATTGGCTGAGGAATGCTGTGGTTTTAGGACAGGGAGGCAAATGAGTCCAGCTTTTGAATTTGGGCCATTTGGGCCAATTATGATACGCCAATTAGAGGAAATGATGAGTCACAGGAGTCAGCTGACAAACAGAGATGCTGCTGGAGGAAAGCAGACCACACAGTTAAGATAAATTAGCTTTCATCTTTAATTCAGCTAGAAGAAACTGCGTGAGCTCTGTTAGGTTACGTTGATCTATAAAGTACACGTTCACAGGGTTCCCATagatctttaaaaagttttaaaaggcaaacaattcattaatctaaaaataaggccttaatttgtattaaaatgacttacatACATCTTGCAAAATTCTTTAAAAGGCTTTGAGATGGGATTTTATAAATCGTTTTTGTCTGACTGACTGCATTgctaaatctcaaaataattgccaactttattattattattttttaatcaaataattgaCCAAATTCTTCTTTGTAAACTCCTCATGAGAATGGGAATCCAGGCAGTGGAGCCCACATTGCATTGtgataaaaaccccaaaacaaaatcatcacaaaagCCAGCCAACAACAGCCAGATatttcatttaatcattttggaGAAATGCGTTTAAAATGATTCAGAAGATATGTACCTACTCCTTCATAAATGACAGTTATATGTGTGGAAGATCTGTTCATAAATAAAACGGGGGTTCAGTAACAGGgaaagtacagtatgtacatgAATAATGTGCGACTGTGTGtgattactgtgtgtgtgtgtgtgtgtgtgtgaccgcCTGACCTATGTGTATGTAATGAAATCATATGACTGCCCTCATCCATGTGACCCCATGTGACTTTGTAGGTGAAGAGAATAAAAAGAGATCCAGGCTGGATTGTACGAGGGCATTAGGCCATGAAGTGTGTAACGAAATGTACaaacctttcagctgctgttcAAGCTGTGACTGCAGGGTCAAACAGTGTATGAGAAGTACAAAAGTAAAACCATCAAAAGGCCCTTTTAGCATGCACCTTATGCATATGttgagacaaaaacatgataCATCCACTTAACCCACTAAAAATGTAAGCAACAATTATTCAAGATGAATTTTGAATACATATTTATGTGCATAATTGCTGCATTTGCTGGGGACATGCTGGCTAATTTGCTGCACCTGAGTTACCTGAGTTTCAAATCCCACATTCCTCCTGAGAATCACAGTCAGCTGACACCAGAGAAGTGGGGAAATTATTCCTTCGAGACACAAGAGTGACATCTactggaagaggaggaaagtATCATTTTTAAAACCGCAAAACATGAATATTAACCAGCAGTTGCTTGCTGTATGACTCGTTTATTTTTAttcgtgttttttttacatgttcgcAGTAAAGATTCatccatttattcattcattcataataataatattaataacaataataaactttatttgtatagcgcCTTTCATAGAAGTAATGCAgcccaatgtgctttacaagaaatgcaaaaaatgaatttaaatgcaCCAAATGCttcacagaaacacataaaagacaaaaagacttcataaaacctgcatgtaaaaataaaatgaaatcagaacagaatgcattcattcatatgatggaaaaaaaaacactgagataaTTTtagcacataaaaataaagctaaaaaatattgtttataaaatgcataaaattattatatcatttttaaaatataataatatttacaaatattaaataataaaaaataaataatataaaatggtAAAgggtgaaaatttaaaataagtctAAACAGTTatacataaatgtatatataataaatatatatatatatatataaaatggtCTAAAGGATATGATATATAGAAAATTATACAcgtaaaataagtaaaaataaactttaaataaaacatatatatacataacagttatttttgttttattcattatgcatatatatatatatatattatatatatatatatatatgacgcaaaaattttaattttaaaaatactccgtaagattaataaaatatgtatatgtatgtgtgtgtgtgtgtatgtgtgtgtatatatatatatatatatatatatatatatatatatatatatatatatataacaaaaattaaaaaggttaactaataaaagtaataaagtatatatacatacatacatatatacatatatatacacatatacacacacacacacacacacacacacacacacacacacacacacatacatacatacacaaacatacaatatatacctacgtgtgtgtatatataagtAAGCTCATTTCataagttaccaactgtagctttaaagaAAGAGACCATGATATTAAAATCAtctgttaaaattaattaaccTGATTATTGGCTTGTTAAAGCCACTTTCACATACAGTATTTCTGGctggtgtatatatatgtatatatgtatgtacgtatatatatactttattacTCGTATTAGTtaacctttttaatttttggcgGCGCTCCCATGCGGCTACGCCCCCCCCCTGGTTCCCACGTGCTCCTCTGCCGCAGCAGCAGTCACATGACCGACTCTTCGACTGGTTACTTCCTGTACAGCGGCTGTTTTCCTGCGGGAGAAAATAACGTCTACTGAAAGGAGGAAAACACCGACCTGTCCGTACACCGTGTTCACCTGCTGACACAGCCGCGGAGAGATGACCACCGGAGGGGCGGGTAGCTAGCTGACCGGTAAAGCGACTCCACCGCTCGCCCTTTTGGATTCAGAAACAGACACTAACGCAGCGTTTAATCTGCCAGAAGAGACACAACAAACCATCGATATGTCAAAATACACCAGCTTCCCAGAGCCGATGGACGACCACAACCCTTTTCAAGTATGAAAAATGGCTCAGATGTTCGCCCGCGCTGCGTGTCGTGTGTGTTTGAAGTCACTGATGTTGGCTCTGTGTAATATCAGGCGTGTTGTTGCTCATGTGATGTGtgtggcgtttttttttttaaatctgggcCTTTCTGCCCTCCGTAATCTTTGCCCACTTGTAGCTCGTGTTAACTATGAATACATCAATAGAAGCCACTCAGGTTTGTTTAATGCGGATTGATGTTAGAAGTTAAATTAATTATTGTACTTATTAAAtatccctttgtttttttttcttgctaggACCCTGCAGTGACtcaacacagcagcaacacaggATATgccacactggacctttataACCCATTTGATAATAATACCACCGGGGTGAGTCATGTTTTCTTCTTATGTGAAAGATAATTGTTGATAATGTAATGTACAGatcgtgtaaaaaaaaataacagtgtaaTGACCCATGTCATGCCTGGGCTTGCCTTGCTTTGTTTTACTTACTTTTGCCAGGGACAGTATGGTTCAAAATTGTTCTACTTTGCTCATATTCACCATTCGTTACCCTGAtaatgtctgtattttgtaccttttttccccaataatGGCCCTATTATTTTCAACCTTTAACAACCAACAAATATCTAAAagataatacagaaaaaaatgatgtataataggacaaaattattttaaggacagtgcttttttttccccaagacgCAGGCTCCTGGTTTGCTGTGTGGTGATTtctattcaattttatttatacagcctgTTATCACAGTTTATTTCATACAACATCCATAGCGGATGTTATAGCGGAGGAGGCACTGTTAAATGTggtggctgatgtgaaaacataaatggcCCTATAGAGGGAGTCAGaatagagtcagtgtttggtttgtccgctcttggctactgtagaaacatggcggtgcaacatctTCATAGATGAGGAGATGCTCTCTATGTAGGTACAGGTGATTCTAAGGTAACGGAAACATAAAGATTTctggtgattatacactaaagaaaaaatacttaatattttacgttacatttctgccagtatatccaCCATAAtattacacactggacctttaaattagTTTTATGCAGTGCACGAGGCTGCAGAAATGTAGCCAGATATTAAGACTGAACTGCCATTTAGTTCAATGTTTAATCCAGTTGTTTGTTGCATTTCTCTTCCTCATCTGTGCATTGTGTTTACAGCGTCTGTCAGCCTGCTTCCAGAGATGGTGGCAATTTAAATTAGACCATTTAAAGTCAATTCTAACACGTATTTCAGAACTGACCGCCTTTAACATTGTAAGGCCCTGCAGTAGTTTGGTAATCAGACCgaattgccattttgtttttgcctgaAATCAGACAGAATGGACAGCTTGTTAcactctgtttctgtcttcagAATCAGTCAACTCTAAATCAGTCGAGTCCGcggattcaaaggtctggacccaggcaaATTTTGTTTCCGTCATTAGTTTGATTTGACTCGATTAGGAAATAACAAATGATGGCGGCAGCTCAGTTGTCTGGAATAAGGATGAGAAAACTTCCTTAGAAAACCTCAATATTGGGCGATAAAACAACTGATCCTGTGCTTTACTGGTGAGAGACTTTAACTGAGTACGTACACTGATATCCTTCATGTCTTCACATCTCAAAATGAccaagacaaaaataaacacatcaccATCTGACATACAGTGGACATGCATGTTATAgagtttagtgtttttgttgcttgGAAACAGCTTGGGTCTACATTATGGACCGTGTCATTTGAGTTTTGTTGCTTGGAAACaacttcctgtcagctgttGATATTGGCAAATGCAGCAGCAACAGGAACTAAACTTAGACTTGTTTTGCAACTGAAGATCTCAAAATCTGATTGAAAACTGATATGttaatgtttaaatgtcattaaaCTCCCgcttttggcattatttttttttcatttcctcattATTGTAGCTGTACTGTAATGCTTTTTATGtgaaggttcaaaggtttaaaataagGAAAGAAAACTAGTGTCAGTGTGCAAAGTGGTGAAAGCATGTTTCTGTTTGCGTGCTTACGGGATGAGGTCAAACTGAtgtatgattgttttttttccaccagccTCCGCCTCCATACGAAGCCACTTCTCCTTCTGCGCCGTCTGTGCCTGCGCAGACCCCAC from Plectropomus leopardus isolate mb chromosome 18, YSFRI_Pleo_2.0, whole genome shotgun sequence includes:
- the crabp2b gene encoding cellular retinoic acid-binding protein 2b — translated: MEVEKKVADFSGKWKMKSSDNFEELLKALGVNVVLRKIAVRAAASPAVEITQQDETLSIKTSTSVRTTNVSFTVGQSFNEATVDGRACTSFPKWETDSKISCEQTLQKGDGPKTSWTRELTNDGELILTMTAGDVVCTRVYERE